Proteins encoded by one window of Lacipirellulaceae bacterium:
- a CDS encoding beta-ketoacyl-[acyl-carrier-protein] synthase family protein: protein MRRRVVVTGIGCVTPLGTTPVELWRNLLDGKSGVARSERLAEANFPTTIAAEVRNWSIASVGEDPEVWKSRSNHTTFAAGAAKQAVEGSGIVGTVAPERLGVYLGAGEGQQDFHRFAQMVVTATAGGDGAEAGEFSLKKFVEAGLDILDPVAELEQEPNMPSAYLASMFDAQGPNVNCLTACAASVQAVGEATEIIRRGEADAMISGGAHSMIHPFGVTGFNLLTALSESNDEPEKASRPFDLNRDGFVLGEGSSIVVLEEYEHAKARGAHIYGEITGYGTTADAFRITDTHPEGRGGTACMKMAMEDAGINPETIDYVNAHGTSTAVNDKVETLAIKQSMGDYAYKVPVSSTKSMTGHLIAAAGATELIICLKTLAENVVPPTINYETPDPNCDLDYVPNAARDHQCKTVATNSFGFGGQNITLVVSEV, encoded by the coding sequence ATGCGTCGTCGCGTTGTCGTTACTGGTATCGGTTGTGTCACACCGCTGGGCACCACGCCTGTTGAGCTTTGGCGGAATTTACTCGACGGCAAGTCGGGCGTTGCACGCTCAGAGAGGCTTGCCGAGGCAAACTTCCCGACGACGATTGCAGCCGAAGTTCGCAATTGGTCGATCGCTTCGGTGGGCGAAGACCCTGAGGTTTGGAAGTCGCGAAGTAATCACACCACCTTTGCTGCCGGGGCTGCAAAGCAGGCAGTTGAAGGCTCAGGGATTGTCGGCACGGTAGCACCCGAACGACTGGGAGTTTACCTAGGCGCGGGTGAAGGCCAGCAAGATTTTCATCGCTTCGCCCAAATGGTCGTTACTGCCACAGCCGGTGGTGATGGAGCTGAGGCTGGCGAGTTCTCCCTCAAGAAGTTCGTCGAGGCGGGGTTAGATATTCTCGACCCTGTGGCAGAGCTTGAGCAAGAACCCAATATGCCTTCAGCTTACTTGGCCAGCATGTTCGACGCCCAAGGCCCTAATGTGAATTGCCTGACGGCCTGTGCCGCTAGCGTTCAGGCTGTCGGTGAAGCGACGGAAATCATTCGCCGCGGCGAAGCGGATGCGATGATCTCCGGCGGCGCGCATAGCATGATCCATCCGTTCGGCGTTACCGGGTTCAACCTGCTGACCGCATTGAGCGAAAGCAACGACGAGCCTGAAAAAGCAAGCCGGCCCTTTGATTTGAACCGCGACGGGTTCGTGCTGGGCGAAGGCTCTTCGATTGTCGTGCTTGAAGAGTACGAACATGCCAAAGCTCGTGGAGCGCACATCTATGGGGAAATCACCGGCTACGGCACGACGGCCGATGCGTTCCGCATTACCGACACGCATCCCGAGGGCCGTGGCGGCACGGCTTGCATGAAGATGGCGATGGAAGACGCCGGGATCAATCCTGAGACAATCGACTACGTCAACGCACACGGCACCAGCACCGCAGTGAACGACAAAGTCGAGACGCTCGCCATTAAGCAGTCGATGGGCGACTATGCCTACAAAGTTCCGGTCAGCAGTACCAAGAGCATGACCGGGCACTTGATTGCCGCCGCGGGTGCCACTGAGCTCATTATTTGTTTGAAGACGCTAGCCGAGAATGTCGTTCCGCCCACGATTAACTACGAAACGCCCGACCCGAATTGCGATCTCGACTACGTCCCCAACGCAGCCCGCGACCATCAGTGCAAGACGGTTGCAACCAACAGCTTCGGCTTCGGCGGGCAGAATATCACGCTCGTTGTGAGCGAGGTCTAG
- a CDS encoding 3-hydroxyacyl-ACP dehydratase FabZ family protein, translated as MRWFWIDRFTEFVSSSHAVAVKGVSLAEDHLHDHFVGYPIMPNSLVTEGIAQAGGLLVSEHYKFGELVVLAKLAKAKFHSRVRPGETLTYRVNADWIRADSAQVTATAHVGERLHAEVQLMYARLGEEIEEKIGAALFKPTDLRHWLNLVRVFEVGVDKDGNRLKQEDYPLS; from the coding sequence ATGCGTTGGTTTTGGATTGACCGATTCACGGAGTTTGTCAGCAGCTCGCATGCTGTGGCGGTGAAGGGTGTTTCGCTGGCGGAAGATCACCTGCATGATCATTTCGTCGGCTATCCGATCATGCCCAATTCGCTAGTCACCGAGGGCATTGCGCAGGCAGGCGGGTTGCTGGTCAGCGAGCACTACAAGTTCGGCGAGTTGGTGGTGTTGGCGAAGCTTGCGAAGGCGAAGTTCCATAGCCGCGTGCGACCCGGCGAGACATTGACCTACCGCGTCAACGCGGATTGGATACGCGCCGACAGCGCTCAGGTGACGGCAACAGCACATGTTGGCGAACGACTACATGCCGAAGTACAACTGATGTACGCGCGTTTGGGTGAAGAGATCGAAGAAAAGATCGGAGCCGCGTTATTCAAGCCGACCGACCTGCGGCACTGGCTGAACCTAGTGCGCGTGTTTGAAGTGGGAGTCGATAAGGATGGTAATCGGCTGAAGCAGGAAGATTATCCGCTGAGTTAA
- a CDS encoding acyl carrier protein, translated as MPSQEEVFEKVQEALVDALGVDDDEVTPTATLRGDLDAESIDFLDIVFRLEKSFDIKIERGELFPEDLFNDAQYVEDGKMNEAGIAALKERMPFADLSKFEANPAVQNLAEQLTVQDMCNFVEHKLKAA; from the coding sequence ATGCCGTCTCAAGAAGAAGTTTTTGAAAAAGTCCAGGAAGCTCTCGTCGATGCGCTCGGCGTGGATGATGATGAAGTGACACCGACTGCCACGCTACGTGGCGATCTCGACGCGGAGTCGATCGACTTTCTCGATATTGTCTTTCGTCTGGAAAAGTCGTTCGACATCAAGATCGAACGGGGCGAACTCTTTCCCGAAGACCTCTTCAACGATGCCCAATACGTTGAGGATGGCAAGATGAACGAAGCGGGAATCGCCGCCCTGAAAGAACGAATGCCGTTCGCTGATCTGAGCAAGTTTGAAGCCAACCCTGCCGTGCAGAATTTGGCTGAACAACTCACCGTGCAAGATATGTGCAACTTCGTTGAGCATAAACTAAAGGCCGCTTAG
- a CDS encoding 3-hydroxyacyl-ACP dehydratase FabZ family protein has translation MKFSLLDRISSYEPDAELTAVKNVSLSEEYLADHFPEFPVLPGVFMLEAATQAAAWLVRLSEDFQHSIITLHEAKSLRFVDFVTPGKTLTITVQQSKREGNIVGMKFRGTVDDRLCVSGRLSVECANLTDDEPRHEELDRGMIELQRAQCEILTRRMNAEVEAATA, from the coding sequence ATGAAGTTTTCACTGCTTGATCGGATTAGCTCATACGAGCCGGATGCCGAATTGACGGCGGTGAAGAATGTTTCGCTGAGTGAGGAATACCTGGCGGATCACTTCCCGGAGTTCCCCGTGCTGCCGGGCGTGTTCATGTTAGAAGCGGCAACTCAGGCGGCGGCTTGGCTGGTTCGATTGAGCGAAGATTTTCAGCACAGCATCATTACTTTGCACGAAGCAAAGTCACTTCGTTTCGTTGATTTTGTCACGCCGGGCAAGACGCTGACGATTACCGTGCAACAGAGCAAGCGTGAGGGCAACATCGTTGGGATGAAATTCCGCGGCACCGTTGACGATCGACTGTGCGTCAGTGGGCGACTTTCCGTTGAGTGCGCGAACCTCACTGACGACGAGCCCCGACACGAAGAATTAGATCGAGGCATGATCGAGCTACAACGTGCTCAATGTGAAATCCTCACCCGGCGAATGAACGCCGAGGTCGAAGCCGCCACCGCCTAA
- a CDS encoding serine/threonine-protein kinase, whose amino-acid sequence MQRSRIGPFALESPLGPVDNQNGADSNVLRGVHLELKRSMAIKLVDPSVVQDALGGNNFMEDVRRLQKLEHPNVARLYGGAIDGGQPYLALELVEGESLAAQLQRRGKLAWEGAVEIAEALGKALVYLHSKEVVHRRLTPAHVLLTDQLTEEGEVGLKLTGLDATWADRDEVLGLRSPMDKAHYLSPEQFRGRSSKDLPACDLFSLGVILYRSLTGEYPWPANSPAELIEARRAAPAPRVSATVLNAPVWLDALVAKLLEVKRADRFATAEEAHRAIVNARRKVAAGVGAAAHGMSGQQGALSMDKDRSELKKIARRKTRKKDDSPFYEQAWFLALSLAALIGIGVWTMLPESEEALFAKAEPLMASDDPDDWRQAESQYLKELRERFPNSQYAEPISEFDLRYAMYRAQRKAENPALRKASKRSEAERRYSEAMRYEDFGDRLTAWKKYEAVTKLFSESEELEDRAFAKLAEQASERIASDREGQNDLAAFIEEKLAEAAELAEEGNKLAARRLLSGIEALYGDNQELTPLVEQAMEQLRALDAGN is encoded by the coding sequence ATGCAACGCTCTCGCATTGGTCCTTTTGCGCTGGAATCGCCGTTGGGACCCGTTGACAATCAAAACGGGGCGGACAGTAATGTCCTGCGCGGGGTGCATCTTGAACTCAAGCGTTCGATGGCGATTAAGCTCGTCGACCCCAGCGTCGTGCAGGATGCGCTCGGCGGGAACAACTTTATGGAGGACGTGCGTCGGCTGCAAAAGCTTGAGCACCCAAATGTGGCCCGGCTGTATGGCGGGGCCATTGATGGCGGGCAGCCTTACTTAGCCCTTGAGTTGGTCGAAGGCGAGTCCCTGGCCGCGCAACTTCAGCGGCGTGGGAAACTCGCTTGGGAAGGGGCGGTCGAAATCGCCGAAGCCCTCGGCAAGGCGCTCGTGTACTTGCACAGCAAAGAGGTGGTCCATCGGCGGTTGACTCCCGCGCACGTGCTGCTTACGGATCAGCTAACCGAGGAAGGCGAAGTCGGCCTCAAGCTGACAGGGCTCGACGCGACGTGGGCGGATCGGGATGAAGTGCTGGGGCTGCGTTCGCCGATGGACAAGGCTCACTACCTCTCCCCCGAGCAGTTCCGCGGGCGAAGCTCGAAGGATCTGCCGGCGTGCGATTTGTTTTCCCTCGGGGTGATTCTCTATCGGTCGCTGACGGGCGAGTATCCTTGGCCTGCCAATTCGCCCGCGGAGTTGATCGAAGCTCGCCGAGCCGCACCCGCGCCGCGCGTCTCGGCGACGGTGCTCAATGCACCAGTGTGGCTTGATGCGTTGGTAGCGAAGCTGCTGGAAGTGAAGCGTGCGGATCGCTTCGCAACGGCTGAAGAGGCACACCGTGCTATTGTGAACGCGCGTCGGAAAGTTGCCGCGGGAGTTGGTGCGGCAGCACACGGCATGTCGGGCCAGCAAGGTGCGCTGTCGATGGACAAAGACCGTAGCGAGTTGAAGAAAATCGCCCGGCGGAAAACTCGCAAGAAGGACGACTCGCCGTTTTACGAACAAGCTTGGTTCCTGGCTTTGTCTTTAGCGGCACTGATTGGCATTGGTGTCTGGACGATGCTTCCCGAAAGTGAAGAGGCCCTGTTCGCCAAGGCAGAACCATTGATGGCTTCTGACGACCCCGACGACTGGCGGCAGGCGGAGTCTCAGTATTTGAAAGAACTGCGAGAACGTTTTCCGAACTCGCAATACGCGGAGCCGATCTCAGAGTTTGATCTTCGGTACGCCATGTACCGTGCTCAGCGCAAAGCTGAGAATCCGGCCCTAAGGAAAGCGTCGAAACGGTCCGAAGCTGAACGTCGCTACTCTGAGGCCATGCGCTACGAAGATTTCGGCGACCGGCTAACCGCCTGGAAGAAGTACGAGGCGGTGACCAAGCTGTTCAGCGAAAGTGAGGAATTGGAGGATCGAGCCTTTGCAAAACTCGCTGAACAAGCGTCGGAGCGCATTGCCAGTGATCGCGAAGGGCAGAACGACCTCGCCGCATTCATTGAGGAGAAACTTGCCGAAGCCGCGGAGCTAGCCGAAGAGGGCAACAAACTGGCCGCCCGGCGGCTACTGAGCGGGATCGAAGCGCTGTATGGCGACAATCAGGAACTGACGCCGCTGGTCGAGCAGGCTATGGAGCAGCTACGAGCGTTGGACGCAGGGAATTGA
- a CDS encoding DNA-formamidopyrimidine glycosylase family protein: MVPKTAIAERLVTDGFCGNVIIHNQLAESLSMPEGHTIHRLARDHTRDYVGQKLKVSSPQGRFADGAKELSGRKLDSIEAYGKHLFYRWKKSGKKPAATLHIHLGLYGKFRTHKLPAPEPVGAVRVRMIGEKKMFDLRGPTRCELLEPEAVDAILARLGPDPLRKDAEPEAAWEKITKSRKAIGALILDQAVIAGVGNVYRAEVLHLLGIHPERPGKEVSRDEFDQMWKLLVDLLKTGVKYNKIIIADPKDIGKTPSKMNREERLLVYKHDWCGKCDTMIDTAMVGSRKIYFCTKCQT; this comes from the coding sequence GTGGTTCCGAAAACAGCTATAGCCGAACGGTTGGTAACCGATGGCTTCTGCGGTAACGTGATCATCCACAACCAGCTTGCAGAAAGTCTTTCCATGCCTGAAGGCCACACCATCCACCGGCTCGCACGTGATCATACCCGTGATTATGTGGGGCAGAAACTCAAAGTCAGTTCGCCGCAGGGGCGATTCGCTGACGGTGCGAAAGAACTGAGCGGTCGCAAGCTCGACTCAATCGAAGCCTACGGCAAGCACTTGTTCTATCGTTGGAAGAAGTCAGGCAAAAAGCCCGCGGCGACGCTGCATATTCATTTGGGTCTGTACGGGAAGTTCCGTACGCATAAGTTACCCGCCCCCGAGCCCGTGGGTGCTGTGCGGGTGCGGATGATCGGCGAGAAGAAGATGTTCGACCTCCGCGGCCCCACACGCTGCGAGTTGCTGGAGCCGGAAGCCGTCGATGCCATCCTCGCCCGCCTTGGCCCCGACCCTTTGCGCAAAGATGCGGAACCGGAAGCTGCGTGGGAAAAGATCACGAAGAGTCGCAAAGCGATCGGCGCACTGATCCTCGACCAAGCGGTGATCGCTGGCGTGGGGAACGTTTACCGTGCTGAAGTTCTCCACTTGCTTGGCATTCACCCAGAACGTCCCGGCAAAGAAGTTTCGCGTGACGAGTTCGACCAGATGTGGAAACTGTTAGTCGACTTGCTCAAGACCGGCGTGAAGTACAACAAGATCATCATCGCCGACCCCAAAGACATCGGTAAGACGCCCAGCAAAATGAATCGCGAAGAGCGATTACTCGTCTACAAGCATGACTGGTGCGGCAAATGTGATACGATGATCGACACAGCGATGGTCGGTTCGCGAAAGATTTATTTTTGTACGAAGTGTCAGACTTAG